The Desulfobaccales bacterium nucleotide sequence TTCAGGGTGACGGAGAAGTCCTCCTTGATGTCCACCGGAGAATAGCTGGTGGGTTTAGGTTTGGCCTTGTCCTCGGCCCAGACCGGGTTGAGGGCCGCTGCCAGCACGCCGGCCAGGAAGGCGCCACCCCAGAAAAGTTTTATCCACCTGGATCCGCTCCGCATCGCCGACCTCCTGGGACGTAGTCAGGGGAACTGCCGCGGCTCCCCTTGTCGCCTGTAAATGAGAGACTGCCGGGAAAGGGATGGGTGAGAGGGGTTCCCGGTGGTCACAATCCAACCCGCTCCCTCTCCCACCAAGCACGCCTTGGCTAACGGGCCAATTTCCTCTCTGAGGCAAAGGGGCTGGGGATTGACAAAGAGAGAGGGAATCGCTGTGGCTCCCTCCCCCTTTTACTCTCTCCAAAATTAATCACGGGAAGCCGGATGTCAAACGAAATCGGCAGGCTCAGGACTGCCCCTGCAGGGAGCGGATGGCGTTGGCGAACAGGCTAAGGCCGGGGCCCGGTGCCTCCCGGCAGGGTTGGCCGGCCCGGCGCCAAGCCTCCTTCTCCCAGGTCCAGGTGGGGTGCTGAACCGAGGAGATAAAGGCCTCGGGGTGGGGCATGAGGCCCAGGACCCTGCCGGTGGCATCGGTGATCCCGGCGATGTCCAGGGCCGAGCCGTTGGGGTTGTGGGGGAAGCGGCCCCTCGCCGGCTCACCCTCCGGGGTGGCGTAGATCAGGGCCACCTGCTCCCGGGCCACAAGCTCCTCCAGGATCTCCGCCGGAGCATAGAATTTTCCCTCCCCGTGGCGGATGGGCAGCATGAAATGCGCCAATCCCCGGGTGAAGACACAGCGGGAGGGCGGTGCCGCCAGATGCACCCAGGCATCCCGGAAGTTGCCGCAGTCATTGGGGAGGAGGGCCACCTCCCGGCGGAAAGGGCGGCCCGGCAGCCCCGGCAGGAGCCCCAGGTTCACCAGCACCTGAAAGCCATTGCAGATGCCGATGACCAGGCGGCCGGCCTCCACGAACTCCTGCAGGGCCTGGCCCAGGGCCAGCTTCAGGCGCAGAGCCAGGATGACCCCGGCGCCGTGGTCGTCCCCCCAGGAAAAGCCCCCGGGGATGGCCAGGAGGTGGTAGTCCCACAAGAGCTCCGGCCGCTCCAGGAGCTCGCCGGTATGCCGCCGCTCCGCCGCCGCCCCGGCCTGCTGCAAAGCAAAGGCGGTCTCGTGATCGCAATTCAGCCCGTAACCATACAAGACCATTGCCTTGGGGAAAGTTATTTTCGATAGATTTTGATTAATTAAAGAATACATTTATAATTAATTTTTAATTTTCTCCACCTCGGTCAGAAATGGGAAATGCCTGAATTTTATTTTGCGTATATAGACCTCTGCCATTATGATTCTCTACCATTTTTACACAATTTGTAATTTGAAATGTAACCATTGTTGCATGAAATACAGATAATACTTTTTCTTGTATATCTTGATTATCCTCTAACAGCTCAACCATCAAACCGTGGTCAATAGCTTGTTGGAAGTTAATAGGTCGCCTATGTGTTTTATGTTCTTTCGCATTTCCCAGCCATTCTGCAATTATTTTACTTTTTTTTCTCTATCATTATCTTCCCCAAACATGTAGAGAGATAACCATTCTTTTACTTTTTCTTTTGCAAGATCTAATGTGGTGGCACATAGCTGCAAGAAACCTGCCGGGTATGCTTGAATTTTTGAAGCCCAAAGTGGAATAGTGGCGGGATCATTTTTTATTTCTTTTTTTGCTTGCTCGAATTCATCTAAAATTGTTTGGGCAGGAGCGGTAAAAGTTCCTGTTGGCGTAGGGAAAGTAACTTGAGGGTCTATTGGACCCAAAGCAGAATGTTTACCCATCATTATAGAATCACATGCACACGCAATCATTGTTGCCGCAGACATTGCATTTTGAGGAATTATTGCTCTAATATGCTTATATTTTGCTCTTAAATATTGAACGATTTGCTCGGCTGCTTCCATAGAACCACCTGGACTATGGAGAATAAGGTCTAAAGAGCTTCCTTTAAGTCCATGAAGAGCTGACATGAAACCTTGTATATCATCTTGAGTAATAGTTAGAATAATCCCTGGAACCTTTGGTATAGTTGGCGAAGAAAAGGCTGAAGCATATAAAACAGTATCTCTACCTGTTAATTCTGCCAGTTCTTTGAGATAGTTACGGCGCACTTCATCCTGGGATGATGCCTTTTTACGTTGAATCTCTTCTTGAATTTCATTTCGAGCAGGCATCAGAGCTTCCCTCCATTGAAATTATTACTTCTACTCTTTCCTTAACAGGTTGACTTTGAAGGTTTGATAAAATTGTCTGTAATTCATAGCCCATCTTTTCTTCAATTAACATTAACAAATTAGCTCGCTCTTCTTCGAGGCTTTTATCCATTGAAAAATACTCCTTTTTTAAAAACTTGTGCTAAAAATTCATAATTAATAATGTTTGGTTTCGATCGCTTAAAAATTATCATCCCTTGTGCGGGTATGATAAATAAGCAACGAGAATAATATATGGATTAGGGGATAGCGGTCTAGAAATTCAAAAAGGGACCCCTCCCTTTTGGCCATTTCTCGCACAATACCCCCTCACTTCCGGCCGCCCTTCTTTTTGCCCGGCGTGGCCTTCTTCTCCTCCCGCTTCTGCTTCTGGGCCGCCAGCTCGATGACCTTCTCCCGCTTCACCTCCACCCGCTTCACTTCCCGGCGCCAGGAAAAGACAATGGGGCTGGCCACAAAGACGGAAGAATAAGTCCCCACCACCACCCCCAGAATCATGGCCAGGGCAAAGTCCTCCAGGACCACCCCGCCGAAGAAATAGAGGGCCACCACCACCAGAAAGACGGTGAGGGTGGTGACGATGGTGCGGGAGAGCACCTCATTGACGCTCTGGTTGATGATCTCCCCCAACGTGCCCCGGCGCCGGGCCAGGTTCTCCCGGATGCGGTCAAAGACCACCACTGTGTCGGTGAGGGAGTAGCCGGCAATGGTGAGGAGGGCGGTGACCACCAGCAGGGTGATCTCCTTGCCCAGGAAATAAAAGACCCCCAGCACCGCCAGGACGTCGTGGAAGGTGGCCACCGCCGCGGCCACCCCGAAGATGAACTCAAAGCGCCAGGCGATGTAGGCGATGATGCCGACGAGCGAAATGACGATGGCGATGATGGCCTTGCGGCGCAGGTCCTTGCTGATGGAGGCCCCGATCTCGGAGGTGCCCGCCACCTTGAACTGACTGCCCGGGAAGGCCTGGTTCAGAATGGCGGCCAGCTTGTCCGCCATCTGCCCCACCGTCTCCTCGGAGCGCTTCAACTTCAGCATCAGCCCCCGGCCGCCCTCCAGGGGCTGGATCTCGGCGTGTCCCCAGCCCTCCTTGTCCAGCACCTGGCGGATCTCCCCGATGCTGTGGGCCTTGGCCGCCTCAAACTGCACCATGGCGCCCCCGGCGAACTCCACCCCCAGGTTGCCTGCGCCCCGGCTGTATTGCACGAAGGCCAGAAGCCCCATGAGGGCCAGGACCCCGGAAAGGACATAGGCATAGCGCCGCCAGGCGATGTAATCCAGATTCGGCTTCTCGAACATCTGCCGGAAGCGCAGGGCGCTGAGCCAGCGCTTCAGGAGGCAGTACTCATACACCGCCCGGGTGCCGTAGAGCGCCGTGAAGAGGTTCAGGGTCACGCCCAACGACAGAGTGACGGCAAAGCCCTTGATGGGGCCGGTGCCGAAGAGGAAGAGCACCAAAGCGGTGATCAGCGTGGTGACGTGGGAGTCGATGATGGTCCAGAAGGCCTTGTCGTAGCCCCCGTCTATCCCCGATTTCAGGGGCTTGCCGGCGGCAAACTCCTCCCGCATGCGCTCATAGATGAGCACGTTGGAATCCACCGCCATGCCCACCGACAGGATGATGCCGGCAATGCCGGGGAGGGTGAGGGTGGCGTTGAGGAGGGAGAGGCAGCCCAGAAGCATGATAACGTTGAGGATGAGGGCGTAGTCCGCCACCACCCCGGAAAAGCCGTAGTAAAAAATCATGAAGGCCACTACCAGCACGGTGCCGATGAGACCGGAGATGATGCCCTTGCGGATGGAGTCCGCCCCCAGGGTGGGCCCCACGGTAATGTTCTGGACGATCTTGACGCTGGCCGGCAGCGCCCCGGCCCTAAGCACAATGGCCAGGTCGTGGGCCTCCTCGGCGGTGTAAGAGCCGGTGATCTGAGCCTTGCCGCCGGCGATGCGCTCCTGGATCACCGGAGCGGAGCGCACCACGTCGTCCAGGATGATGGCCAGGCGCTTCTTGACGTTTTCCCCGGTGATGCGGGCGAACTGCTCCGCGCCCCGGCGGTTGAAGTCCACGGACACATAGGGCTCGTTATAGTCGCCGATACGCACCGCGGCGTTTTTCACCGCGTCGCCGGTGAGGAGAACCTTTTTCTTCAGGAGGATGGGCACGGTGAGCACCCGGCCGGTCTCCCGGTCCAGGCGCTTTTCCATGTAGACCTCGGTCTCCGGGGGCAGCTTGTCCGCCAAGGCCCGGTTAAGCTCCTCCCGGGTGTAACCGGGTTTGAGGCGGCCGTCCCTGAGGGCCTTCTCGATGAGCTCCTCCAGATTGATCCCGGCGGTGTCATCCACCAGCTTGAATTCCAGCTGCGCCGTCTGGCCGATGAGGTCCATGGCCCGCTGGGGATCCTGGATGCCCGGGAGCTGCACCACGATCTGGTCGGTGCCCTGGCGCACGATGACCGGCTCCGCCACCC carries:
- the secD gene encoding protein translocase subunit SecD, whose translation is MLRTVRLKFLFLFFLTALSILLILPSFPVPLPQWFTKHISRGLNLGLDLKGGMHLVLEVDLDQAVNNALNRLATDLNELAERRNLALRVGEAAKQTLPVTLLNRDDQGAFGRLLKEEFPQVEADPPERQDGALRYTLKLKPSEVAQLSERTLAQSLEVLRNRIDQFGVAEPVIVRQGTDQIVVQLPGIQDPQRAMDLIGQTAQLEFKLVDDTAGINLEELIEKALRDGRLKPGYTREELNRALADKLPPETEVYMEKRLDRETGRVLTVPILLKKKVLLTGDAVKNAAVRIGDYNEPYVSVDFNRRGAEQFARITGENVKKRLAIILDDVVRSAPVIQERIAGGKAQITGSYTAEEAHDLAIVLRAGALPASVKIVQNITVGPTLGADSIRKGIISGLIGTVLVVAFMIFYYGFSGVVADYALILNVIMLLGCLSLLNATLTLPGIAGIILSVGMAVDSNVLIYERMREEFAAGKPLKSGIDGGYDKAFWTIIDSHVTTLITALVLFLFGTGPIKGFAVTLSLGVTLNLFTALYGTRAVYEYCLLKRWLSALRFRQMFEKPNLDYIAWRRYAYVLSGVLALMGLLAFVQYSRGAGNLGVEFAGGAMVQFEAAKAHSIGEIRQVLDKEGWGHAEIQPLEGGRGLMLKLKRSEETVGQMADKLAAILNQAFPGSQFKVAGTSEIGASISKDLRRKAIIAIVISLVGIIAYIAWRFEFIFGVAAAVATFHDVLAVLGVFYFLGKEITLLVVTALLTIAGYSLTDTVVVFDRIRENLARRRGTLGEIINQSVNEVLSRTIVTTLTVFLVVVALYFFGGVVLEDFALAMILGVVVGTYSSVFVASPIVFSWRREVKRVEVKREKVIELAAQKQKREEKKATPGKKKGGRK
- a CDS encoding phosphoribosylformylglycinamidine synthase subunit PurQ — its product is MVLYGYGLNCDHETAFALQQAGAAAERRHTGELLERPELLWDYHLLAIPGGFSWGDDHGAGVILALRLKLALGQALQEFVEAGRLVIGICNGFQVLVNLGLLPGLPGRPFRREVALLPNDCGNFRDAWVHLAAPPSRCVFTRGLAHFMLPIRHGEGKFYAPAEILEELVAREQVALIYATPEGEPARGRFPHNPNGSALDIAGITDATGRVLGLMPHPEAFISSVQHPTWTWEKEAWRRAGQPCREAPGPGLSLFANAIRSLQGQS